One genomic segment of Gottschalkia acidurici 9a includes these proteins:
- a CDS encoding RNA-guided endonuclease InsQ/TnpB family protein codes for MIKSVKIRLLPTKEQEILMFKSVGVSRFAYNWGLAKWEEEYKSGLKPNSSSIKKKFNNDIKKQEQYKWLYEVSAQITSQVFKDLQNAFNGFFKKTAKYPRFKSKKKSRQSFYVRHDALKIKDNTVNIEKIGKVKFATSYDIPILDSYNNPRCSYDGKYWYLSFGYEQGENQAKLNQDLSIGIDLGISVLAVVNKLDKPIKNINKTKTVRKLKKKLKRQVSRKYEMNKEGTKFIKTSNIIKLEKKIKLIHRRLSNIRQNHIHQATNKIIKLRPIRIVMEDLNISRMMKNKYLSKAIADVEK; via the coding sequence ATGATAAAGTCAGTAAAAATAAGACTACTACCTACAAAAGAACAAGAAATATTAATGTTTAAATCAGTTGGTGTATCTAGATTTGCATATAACTGGGGATTAGCAAAATGGGAAGAAGAATATAAAAGTGGTTTAAAACCCAACAGCAGTTCAATAAAAAAGAAGTTTAACAATGATATAAAAAAGCAAGAACAATACAAGTGGCTATATGAAGTATCAGCACAAATAACTTCACAAGTATTTAAAGACTTACAAAATGCTTTTAATGGCTTCTTTAAGAAAACAGCTAAATACCCTAGATTTAAATCCAAGAAAAAATCTAGACAATCTTTCTATGTTAGACATGATGCATTAAAAATAAAAGACAACACAGTAAACATAGAAAAGATAGGGAAAGTAAAATTTGCTACTAGCTACGATATACCTATACTAGATAGCTACAACAACCCCAGATGTAGCTATGACGGCAAATACTGGTACCTATCATTTGGTTATGAACAAGGCGAAAATCAAGCTAAGTTAAATCAAGATTTAAGTATAGGAATAGACCTAGGAATATCAGTATTAGCAGTAGTAAACAAACTAGACAAACCAATAAAAAATATTAATAAAACAAAAACAGTAAGAAAGTTAAAAAAGAAGTTAAAAAGACAGGTAAGTAGAAAATATGAAATGAACAAAGAAGGAACTAAGTTTATAAAAACTAGTAATATAATAAAACTAGAAAAGAAAATAAAACTAATCCATAGAAGACTATCAAATATAAGACAAAATCATATACATCAGGCTACAAACAAAATAATAAAGTTAAGACCAATAAGAATAGTTATGGAGGATCTTAATATTAGTAGAATGATGAAAAACAAATACCTATCAAAAGCAATAGCAGATGTGGAGAAATAA
- a CDS encoding response regulator transcription factor gives MEKIVIVEDDIFLRVELENILEKEGYSVECISSFDTVLEDITSTSPSLIVLDLNLPKISGFDICRTLKARGIGPILVLTSRNQLCDELHALDLGADDYLTKPCHPQRLVARIQKLIHLYANMRVLLDVGDFQLDENTNILYVGENSISLSENEGIIIKALVKAAPSVVEKEELFSLLWGSSDYVDENILQVNMTRLRKTLDEVGLSNLIKTVRGIGYQLKGGDCE, from the coding sequence GTGGAAAAGATAGTCATTGTTGAGGACGATATCTTTCTACGTGTCGAGTTAGAAAATATATTAGAGAAAGAGGGATACTCTGTAGAGTGTATCTCTTCTTTCGATACCGTTTTGGAGGATATTACCTCGACTTCTCCTTCACTAATTGTATTAGATTTGAATTTGCCCAAGATTTCTGGATTCGATATTTGTCGGACGCTTAAGGCTAGAGGAATAGGGCCTATTCTGGTATTGACTTCACGTAATCAACTTTGTGATGAGTTGCATGCACTAGATTTAGGTGCGGATGATTACTTAACGAAACCGTGTCATCCCCAACGTCTAGTTGCTAGAATTCAAAAGTTAATTCATCTCTATGCAAATATGCGGGTACTGTTAGATGTTGGTGATTTTCAGTTAGATGAGAATACAAATATATTATATGTTGGTGAGAATTCCATTTCATTATCGGAGAATGAAGGAATTATTATTAAAGCTTTGGTGAAAGCTGCTCCTTCTGTAGTAGAAAAAGAGGAACTTTTTAGCCTGCTATGGGGAAGTAGTGACTATGTTGATGAGAATATATTACAAGTAAATATGACCAGATTACGTAAGACACTTGATGAGGTTGGATTGTCTAATCTAATCAAGACGGTAAGAGGAATTGGTTATCAATTAAAAGGAGGTGACTGCGAATGA
- a CDS encoding FtsX-like permease family protein, with protein MFFDFIKRNSSKIRKENGVYFASLVISIVSFYVILSLGEQDVIVYLKTVESEAVAKLLLMIPVLYAVSLFFVFFLVYFANRYQLQRRSHEFGIYLMMGMKRSRLFAMIMGETLWNGLVALLIGIPISLFLTELISLTTSRLVGMGIIGHQFRISWTGLGLTVFGFIMVQLLAVFILSLRMSKKEPVDLLDEQKEESQRILPTVWGWVSLLLGAVLLCSAYVLAILYLRTFDVLMFALILLAGISGTFMLFRGLGSLIGRWIRHKNSSSTGLLTFTGRQLQENVLNQSSSLAISSLLILLAMVCFAYGISISLNRGGALGRTVDFTFEGSEKEIVSVLTSDKLTPYVKDYYPMKLDLLRTPYTGMPEDTVAYTFSWAGLEEAVSREKNSEEKENLLSHLSYEDSPYLISLTSYNTLLESNNKSPIVLGDNEVSMYSNGGYSFYHDILRKVLETNPTIYIDEKQYELTSTLYTSNLVADRSITILYALIVPDDMYNALSGNSEKTLRWNMVLDSDFVREKGLMQAMYQVDELLSTSGLNYESYLASMARQLFYIVAGSYTTLYLGVMFLIIANTVLGLELLMQQRSTRHRYSTLSMLGASVKSLCSSGRIQIWWYFGLVISVALISSIFGIWSMLKSFRVIPKTSDNRTIILLVGITLIIFTVFELCYILMIQRKSDEEIKKLEEVR; from the coding sequence ATGTTCTTTGATTTCATCAAACGAAACAGTAGTAAGATTCGAAAAGAAAATGGGGTTTATTTTGCCTCACTCGTTATTTCTATTGTTTCTTTTTATGTCATCCTTTCCCTTGGCGAACAGGATGTTATAGTGTATCTAAAGACGGTTGAGAGTGAAGCGGTAGCTAAGCTTTTGTTAATGATTCCGGTGCTCTATGCCGTCTCACTGTTCTTCGTATTTTTCCTGGTTTATTTTGCTAACAGATACCAATTACAACGTCGTAGTCATGAATTTGGAATCTATTTGATGATGGGGATGAAACGAAGCAGGTTGTTCGCAATGATCATGGGGGAAACATTGTGGAATGGTTTAGTCGCTCTGCTCATTGGAATTCCAATTTCCTTATTTTTAACAGAGCTAATTAGTTTGACAACTTCTAGACTTGTTGGAATGGGCATCATTGGTCATCAGTTTCGTATCTCCTGGACAGGTCTAGGATTAACAGTATTTGGTTTCATTATGGTGCAACTATTAGCAGTGTTTATTCTTAGCTTGAGAATGAGCAAGAAGGAACCTGTAGATTTGCTAGATGAACAGAAAGAAGAATCACAAAGAATTCTTCCGACTGTATGGGGTTGGGTTAGTTTACTACTGGGAGCAGTTTTGCTATGTTCAGCTTATGTATTGGCAATTTTATATTTGCGTACTTTTGATGTTCTAATGTTTGCATTAATATTGTTAGCTGGCATCAGTGGAACTTTTATGCTATTTCGTGGGTTAGGAAGTTTGATTGGACGATGGATAAGGCATAAAAACAGTTCATCTACCGGATTACTTACGTTTACAGGAAGGCAACTTCAAGAGAATGTTTTAAATCAATCTAGTTCTCTTGCTATATCTTCACTCTTAATACTTTTAGCGATGGTTTGTTTTGCTTATGGTATTTCTATATCTTTAAATCGAGGTGGAGCATTAGGCAGAACCGTAGATTTTACTTTTGAAGGGTCAGAAAAAGAAATTGTCTCTGTACTGACGTCTGATAAATTGACCCCCTATGTAAAGGATTATTATCCTATGAAGCTTGATCTTTTAAGGACACCTTATACAGGTATGCCTGAAGATACTGTAGCATACACATTTTCTTGGGCAGGATTAGAAGAAGCAGTTTCGAGAGAAAAAAATTCAGAAGAAAAAGAAAATCTATTAAGCCATTTATCTTATGAAGACAGTCCTTATTTAATTTCGCTTACAAGTTACAATACACTGCTTGAATCTAACAATAAATCTCCTATTGTATTAGGAGATAATGAAGTTTCAATGTATTCTAATGGTGGGTATTCATTCTATCATGATATATTAAGAAAAGTATTGGAAACTAATCCAACAATTTATATTGATGAAAAACAATACGAATTAACATCAACATTATACACAAGTAACCTTGTTGCAGATCGATCGATTACTATTTTGTATGCTTTGATTGTTCCCGACGATATGTACAATGCGTTGAGTGGAAATTCTGAAAAAACATTACGCTGGAATATGGTTCTAGATTCTGATTTTGTTCGTGAAAAAGGTCTGATGCAAGCTATGTATCAAGTAGATGAGTTACTCAGTACATCTGGCTTAAACTATGAAAGCTATCTTGCTAGCATGGCAAGACAGTTGTTTTATATAGTCGCAGGGAGTTATACGACACTTTATTTAGGTGTGATGTTCCTTATCATTGCAAACACAGTGCTAGGATTGGAGCTTCTTATGCAGCAAAGAAGTACAAGGCATAGATATTCCACATTGTCTATGTTAGGAGCAAGTGTTAAATCTCTGTGTTCATCAGGAAGAATACAAATATGGTGGTATTTTGGTTTGGTTATTTCTGTAGCACTGATTAGTTCAATTTTTGGTATTTGGTCGATGTTAAAAAGTTTCAGGGTTATTCCAAAAACATCAGACAATAGAACCATTATTTTGCTGGTAGGAATTACACTTATTATCTTTACTGTTTTTGAGCTTTGCTATATACTGATGATTCAGAGGAAGAGTGATGAAGAAATCAAGAAATTAGAAGAGGTTCGATAG
- a CDS encoding ABC transporter ATP-binding protein gives MKISNKLLRVQEVHKTYGKGQSETVALKGITFDVFPGEFLGIMGASGSGKTTLLNCIATMLKPTSGQVLLEGQNISSFGGSQLAKYRGSKIGYLFQEFELLDNLTARENIVLPLSIHGENPKNEEEQLQKLAKQFDIEEVLNKFPSQMSGGEKQRVAAARSLISNPSIVLADEPTGALDSKNAKNLMEKLSSTNQTDGTTILMVTHDANAASFCSRILFIQDGVIFHELRKKVPGETKNSFYERILTVMAQVGGGSANVL, from the coding sequence ATGAAAATTTCAAATAAGTTGCTTCGAGTTCAGGAAGTACATAAGACATATGGTAAGGGACAAAGTGAAACCGTTGCATTAAAGGGAATTACTTTTGATGTTTTTCCAGGAGAGTTTCTTGGAATCATGGGTGCAAGTGGGTCAGGCAAGACGACATTGCTTAATTGCATTGCAACTATGCTTAAACCAACATCTGGACAAGTCTTATTAGAGGGACAGAATATTTCTTCATTCGGAGGATCTCAACTAGCAAAATATCGAGGGAGTAAAATTGGATATTTATTTCAAGAATTTGAGTTATTAGATAACTTAACTGCGAGAGAAAATATCGTTTTGCCGTTGTCGATACATGGAGAGAACCCCAAAAATGAAGAGGAACAACTTCAAAAATTAGCGAAGCAATTTGATATTGAGGAGGTATTAAATAAATTTCCCTCTCAAATGTCAGGAGGCGAGAAGCAGAGAGTTGCAGCAGCAAGATCACTAATTTCGAATCCAAGCATTGTATTAGCAGATGAGCCAACCGGTGCCCTAGATTCCAAAAATGCAAAAAATTTGATGGAAAAACTATCTTCAACCAATCAGACAGATGGAACCACGATTTTGATGGTTACTCACGATGCCAATGCAGCAAGCTTTTGCTCAAGAATCTTATTTATCCAAGATGGTGTGATTTTTCATGAGCTTCGAAAGAAGGTGCCTGGAGAAACTAAAAATTCGTTTTATGAACGTATTTTAACTGTTATGGCACAGGTGGGAGGGGGCAGTGCTAATGTTCTTTGA
- a CDS encoding LysR family transcriptional regulator, whose protein sequence is MKIRHLRIFKMVCEEESITKAAEKLFMTQPAVSNAISELENHLGICLFDRISRRIYLNETGKLFLVKVIKLLDFYDDLEQNVKELEDNATIKVGSSITIANFILPKAIVEFETIHKDTPTKVIVANARKIEEMLYNNEIDLGLIEGVIYNEELIKIPFSSYKLAIICSPKHKLALEEPIDINKLIQERLLLREKGSAIRDVFDSALLLHNLRSNPEWTSINSQALIHVVKQNLGISVLPKILVQEEIASGEIFEIKVNDFELVNINHIVFHKDKFQTKSFKALIEIIKNQVNDR, encoded by the coding sequence ATGAAAATAAGGCATTTGCGTATTTTTAAAATGGTATGTGAGGAAGAAAGTATTACAAAGGCAGCAGAGAAATTATTTATGACACAACCTGCAGTTTCTAATGCAATTAGTGAATTAGAAAATCACTTAGGTATTTGCTTGTTTGATAGAATTTCAAGAAGGATTTATTTAAATGAGACAGGTAAGTTATTCTTAGTAAAGGTAATAAAATTGTTAGATTTCTATGATGACTTAGAACAAAATGTTAAAGAATTAGAAGACAATGCAACTATCAAAGTCGGGTCAAGCATAACTATTGCGAACTTTATTTTGCCTAAAGCAATAGTAGAATTTGAAACAATTCATAAGGATACTCCGACAAAGGTTATAGTTGCAAATGCTAGAAAAATCGAAGAGATGCTATATAATAATGAAATTGATTTAGGCCTAATTGAAGGAGTTATCTATAATGAAGAATTAATAAAAATTCCATTTTCATCTTATAAATTAGCAATAATATGTTCTCCTAAACATAAATTAGCTTTAGAAGAACCTATAGATATCAATAAATTAATACAAGAAAGATTATTACTTAGAGAAAAAGGCAGTGCAATTCGTGATGTCTTTGATAGTGCATTATTGCTACACAATTTAAGATCAAACCCAGAATGGACAAGCATAAATTCACAAGCTCTTATTCATGTAGTAAAACAAAATCTAGGAATAAGTGTGTTGCCTAAAATATTAGTCCAAGAAGAAATTGCTAGTGGCGAAATATTCGAAATAAAGGTAAATGATTTTGAGTTAGTTAATATAAATCATATTGTATTTCATAAAGACAAATTTCAAACAAAGAGTTTTAAAGCGCTGATTGAAATAATTAAGAATCAAGTAAATGATAGGTGA
- a CDS encoding chromate transporter, which yields MVIPMMRKYFVNDLKLINEQELLDMAAIAQSTPGAIAVNISVLVGYRISGIIGAIISCIGTILPPLLILSIISFFYKAFRDNRFISAILKGMEAGVAATIVDLVIDMVQGILKEKNLLLTLMTPFTFLASFIFNVNVLIIIIFCSILCFIQTYIKSRRGGIEGE from the coding sequence GTGGTTATACCTATGATGCGTAAATACTTCGTTAATGACCTAAAATTAATTAATGAGCAAGAACTATTAGACATGGCTGCAATCGCGCAGTCAACTCCAGGTGCTATTGCAGTTAATATTTCTGTATTAGTGGGTTATCGCATTTCTGGAATTATAGGTGCTATTATTAGTTGTATTGGGACAATCCTACCTCCCTTGCTAATACTATCAATCATCTCTTTTTTTTACAAAGCCTTTAGAGATAATAGATTTATTTCTGCAATTTTAAAAGGTATGGAAGCAGGAGTTGCTGCTACAATTGTAGATTTAGTAATCGATATGGTTCAAGGAATTTTAAAAGAAAAAAACTTGTTATTAACATTAATGACTCCCTTTACGTTTTTAGCTAGCTTCATTTTTAATGTCAATGTGTTAATTATAATCATTTTCTGCTCTATTCTATGTTTTATTCAAACTTATATTAAAAGTAGAAGAGGAGGAATAGAAGGTGAGTAA
- a CDS encoding transposase, with protein MWRNKKDLKLSDRVYKCICGLEIDRDKNASINLGEYKLV; from the coding sequence ATGTGGAGAAATAAAAAAGATCTAAAGCTTTCAGATAGAGTATATAAATGCATCTGTGGATTAGAAATAGATAGAGATAAAAATGCTAGTATAAACTTAGGAGAATATAAATTGGTATAA